The Erigeron canadensis isolate Cc75 chromosome 4, C_canadensis_v1, whole genome shotgun sequence genome window below encodes:
- the LOC122595240 gene encoding transcription activator GLK1-like — MLAVMSPLGNNNNTNTNTNKTSRDERCEMIGFSVGEVEFPDFSDDNLIESIDFDDLFVGMDEGAADMMLPDLEMDPELLASAAGDFSLSGDGEDSNSSNHQFNNNTSVDSVSVYGVDEYISTKQEQVAAAAEDVNIRDGSSCRNNNPSRKDTDETDIGGGRKSSSTSSKNNSSQGKRKVKVDWTPELHRRFVQAVEQLGVDKAVPSRILEIMGIGCLTRHNIASHLQKYRSHRKHLLAREAEAASWSQRRQMYTPTTARTTTGGGGKGNWVAPITPTMGFPPHYRPLHVWGHPSMDRPLMPMWSKHTPNSPHVWPPTWHPHHQRPPYLPQILPQTRFPSSHVQVPCIPPSHSMYKTDTNISVSTPSTGQSCPQPVLDLHPSTETIDDAIGEILSKPWQPLPLGLKPPALDSVMVELQRQGIQKVPPPTCF, encoded by the exons ATGTTAGCTGTGATGTCACCTTTaggaaacaacaacaacaccaacaccaacaccaacaaAACAAGTAGAGATGAGAGATGTGAGATGATTGGGTTTTCAGTGGGAGAAGTAGAATTTCCGGATTTCTCGGATGATAATCTGATTGAAAGTATCgattttgatgatttatttgTGGGGATGGATGAGGGGGCGGCCGACATGATGTTGCCTGATTTGGAAATGGACCCCGAACTCCTTGCCTCGGCCGCGGGGGATTTCTCTCTTAGTGGCGACGGAGAAGATTCCAATTCGTCTAATCATCAGTTTAATAACAACACGAGTGTCGATAGTGTTAGTGTTTACGGTGTTGATGAATACATATCaacaaaacaagaacaagtagcAGCCGCAGCAGAGGATGTGAATATAAGAGATGGAAGCAGCTGCAGGAATAATAATCCGAGCCGAAAGGATACAGACGAAACCGATATAGGTGGAGGACGTAAATCTTCTTCTACTTCATCCAAGAATAATTCATCTCAAGGGAAGAGAAAAGTAAAG GTTGACTGGACACCTGAGTTACATCGGAGATTCGTTCAAGCGGTGGAACAGTTGGGGGTGGATAAGGCAGTCCCTTCAAGAATCCTTGAGATTATGGGTATTGGTTGTCTTACTCGCCATAACATTGCTAGCCATCTTCAG AAATATAGGTCTCACAGAAAACATTTGCTTGCGAGAGAAGCAGAGGCGGCGAGTTGGAGCCAAAGACGTCAAATGTATACACCAACGACAGCAAGAACAACAACAGGAGGAGGAGGCAAGGGAAACTGGGTTGCACCAATAACACCAACTATGGGCTTCCCTCCTCATTATAGGCCATTACATGTATGGGGGCACCCCTCCATGGATCGACCTTTGATGCCTATGTGGTCAAAACACACCCCTAACTCACCACATGTTTGGCCACCAACATGGCATCCTCATCATCAAAGA CCACCGTACCTTCCACAAATTTTACCACAAACG AGATTTCCATCTTCCCATGTACAAGTCCCATGTATCCCACCATCACACTCTATGTACAAAACAGACACCAACATAAGCGTTTCCACTCCTTCCACTGGACAATCTTGCCCGCAACCAGTGTTAGATCTACATcct TCTACAGAGACAATTGATGATGCAATAGGAGAAATATTATCAAAGCCATGGCAGCCTCTCCCACTTGGACTAAAACCGCCAGCGCTTGATAGTGTTATGGTAGAATTACAAAGACAGGGAATCCAAAAAGTACCTCCTCCTACATGCTTTTGA